One genomic segment of Roseovarius carneus includes these proteins:
- a CDS encoding N-formylglutamate amidohydrolase codes for MTGALTAPGDPIAVEWVHPESKSEVLLLCEHAGQAIPKRLGGLGLPEGALDRHIGWDIGAERLARALADRLGAPLIIQRYSRLVLDCNRPAGSAGSIPEVSDGIAVPGNQGISDQDRAARQEMIFDPLNAAIDQGFAHVPRRAAFSIHSYTRRMQDGVRRTWDAGFLSRHDLVTAQTFVDSISGLEPGLVLGVNQPYQIEADSDWFIPHHAERRGMRHTLVEVCNDQLGTDAQVARWADLLAHAVGEILAAP; via the coding sequence GTGACAGGGGCGTTGACTGCGCCGGGTGATCCCATAGCGGTGGAGTGGGTCCATCCCGAGAGCAAGAGCGAGGTCCTGTTGTTGTGCGAACATGCGGGGCAGGCGATCCCGAAGCGGCTTGGGGGGTTGGGTCTGCCCGAGGGGGCGCTGGACCGTCATATCGGCTGGGATATCGGCGCGGAACGGCTGGCGCGCGCGCTGGCAGACCGGCTGGGTGCGCCGCTGATTATTCAGCGCTACAGCCGCCTGGTGCTTGATTGCAACCGCCCTGCGGGCTCTGCCGGGTCAATCCCCGAGGTGAGCGATGGCATCGCCGTGCCCGGCAATCAGGGGATTTCGGATCAGGACCGCGCGGCGCGACAAGAGATGATTTTCGATCCGCTCAACGCCGCCATTGATCAGGGCTTTGCCCATGTCCCACGACGCGCCGCCTTTTCTATTCACAGCTATACAAGGCGGATGCAGGACGGCGTGCGCCGCACATGGGATGCGGGGTTTCTCAGCCGCCATGATCTGGTGACGGCGCAGACCTTCGTGGACAGTATCTCAGGGTTGGAGCCGGGGCTGGTTCTTGGGGTCAACCAGCCCTACCAGATCGAAGCGGACAGCGATTGGTTCATCCCGCATCATGCGGAGCGGCGCGGGATGCGCCATACCTTGGTCGAGGTGTGCAACGATCAGCTGGGCACTGATGCGCAGGTCGCGCGTTGGGCCGATCTTCTGGCACATGCGGTGGGCGAGATACTGGCCGCGCCTTAA